One part of the Neodiprion virginianus isolate iyNeoVirg1 chromosome 3, iyNeoVirg1.1, whole genome shotgun sequence genome encodes these proteins:
- the LOC124301656 gene encoding serine/threonine-protein phosphatase 2A regulatory subunit B'' subunit gamma-like has protein sequence MDLTELLNKCALANKPDEKSVHELERKEDELFQKIYREWKGTKAEDKDLTYKVIPKFYFKLPKEDEILPQKLREETRALFLQKRSRQLLDNNELKALWVLLDKHHSEPILGDEQLINYEDFKKVGALAGSKCAPYFTAVVFAKLQQGDPHGRISIMALFNYVMRKVWLHQTRIGLSLYDVTGQGYLRESDLENYILELIPTLPQLEGLEKSFHSFYVCTAVRKFLFFLDPLRTGRVRIQDILACSFLDDLLELRDEDLPKDLQEANWFSAPSALKVYGQYLNLDRDHNGMLNKEELSGYGTGTLTGVFLERVFQECLTYEGEMDYKTYLDFVLALENRHEPQSLHYLFRILDINNCGYLDTFCLNYFFRAIQEQMTMHGQEPVSFEDVKDEIFDMVKPADPCKITLQDLLSCGQGDTMVSILIEFHGFWAYENREAMAADNGDESSHV, from the exons ATGGATTTGACAGAATTGTTGAATAAATGCGCATTGGCGAATAAAC CCGACGAAAAAAGCGTCCATGAACTCGAGAGGAAGGAGGACGAgctatttcaaaaaatatacagaGAATGGAAAGGGACCAAGGCTGAAGACAAGGATCTAACCTATAAAGTCATAccaaagttttatttcaag ttACCGAAAGAGGATGAAATCTTACCACAGAAATTACGAGAAGAAACGCGAGCCTTATTTCTTCAAAAACGGTCTCGCCAATTGCTCGATAACAATGAGCTCAAGGCTCTGTGGGTACTTTTGGACAAACACCACAGTGAACCAATCTTAGGGGACGAGCAATTGATCAATTATGAGGATTTCAAAAAAGTTGGTGCTCTCGCAGGCTCGAAATGTGCTCCTTACTTTACAGCGGTTGTTTTTGCCAAGCTGCAGCAAGGCGATCCTCACGGGCGCATTAGTATCATGGCATTGTTCAACTATGTCATGAGGAAAGTCTGGCTTCACCAAACTCGTATTGGTTTATCCCTTTACGATGTCACTGGACAGGGATACCTCAGAGAGTCT GACTTGGAGAATTATATTTTGGAACTAATTCCCACGCTACCACAGCTTGAAGGGCTTGAGAAATCTTTTCATTCGTTCTACGTTTGTACCGCAGTTAGAAAATTCCTCTTTTTCCTAGACCCACTGAGGACAGGAAGAGTGAGAATACAAGACATTTTAGCATGTAGTTTTCTTGATGACCTTTTAGAGTTGCGTGACGAGGATCTGCCCAAGGATCTTCAAGAAGCCAACTGGTTCTCTGCACCGTCCGCCCTGAAAGTTTATGGTCAATATTTAAATCTCGATCGAGATCATAATGGCATGCTCAACAAAGAAGAACTCTCtgg CTATGGTACAGGTACGCTCACCGGAGTCTTTCTTGAGAGGGTCTTCCAGGAGTGTTTGACTTACGAGGGTGAGATGGACTATAAAACGTATTTGGACTTCGTCCTGGCTCTGGAAAACCGTCACGAACCACAAAGTCTCCACTACTTATTCCGTATTCTCGATATTAATAACTGTGGATACCTCGATACTTTCTGCCTCAATTACTTCTTTCGG GCGATCCAAGAGCAAATGACGATGCATGGTCAGGAGCCAGTAAGTTTTGAAGATGTTAAGGATGAAATATTTGACATGGTAAAACCAGCTGATCCCTGCAAAATCACGCTACAAGATCTTTTATCGTG TGGACAAGGCGATACTATGGTCAGTATTTTGATAGAATTCCACGGGTTCTGGGCTTACGAAAATCGAGAAGCTATGGCAGCGGATAATGGAGATGAGTCCTCCCACGTTTGA